GGCTTCTTGACGTGAGTCACATGCTGTTCCTTCAAAAATTTAACCGTTTCGGTATCCAGTTCCTGAAGCTCCTCCTCTTTAGGAGCCATTTTCGCTATGATGAACGCGGGCAGAAAGGCCGTCAGTATCATCACGAACAGGTTCATGGGGGTAAGTATACTTTGAGATACGGGAATTACGCCTATTTCTTTCTCCAAGAAGTGGCCAGGTGTAGCTATAAGCAGCTGAACAGAACCGGAAAAACCAGCATGCCATACCATCTGGCCAAGGTATGCAGCGGCGCCCAGAAGACCGTAGCTGAACTTGACTCCTTTAGCATACAGCTTTTTCGCAACCTCTCTAGCGAATATTGAAGCAAGGATCAAGGACAGTCCCCAATGTACCATGGCGGAGACACACGCCAGCATTGCAACCCAAAATGCACCGGATTTTCCGTCTTTTGGCTTGTCTGCCAGCTTATCGACGAACTTATGGACGCTGGGTGCAGCAACAAGCGCCGCAGGAGTAATGACCATTAGGCACATTTGCATGGAGAAGGGCAATAAACTCCAAAATCCCTTGTACCAGTTTATCACCATTTGCATTACTGATTGATGGGTTATGGTCACACCCAATATGAAAGAAATAAACGTCAGTATGACCGCAAAAATGAACGGGTCTGGAAGATATTTCATAGAAAGCCTTGCTAGCACATCTCCTAGCCTTTTAATCATAACAACATTCCACCTCCGTCTGAATATTTAGCCTAAAACCCAAGCCGCAACCTTTCCTTTTTAATTTGCTCCCCACTTGACCTCCTTTCCAGTTTTTTTGCATACCAAACAACTCCCCACCTTCATTCTATAGAGAAACACCACCTCATTGACTGTCATCCCTTGACATGCTCAGGGTTTGTTTGTTGTCAACCTTATTAGGCAATTAAAAAAGGGCGAGCCTACTCTTAGGCTCGCCCTTACTCTCTCTGATCTCTTGGGCTTATATAACATTCTCCTCTTTTAAGGTCTTTATTTCCTCAACGGACAAACCAGCGTAAAGACCTAAAACATTTTCATTGTCCTCTCCGAGAACTGGAGCAGGTTTTTCTATCTTGCCAGGGGTCTTTGACAGCTTAATGGGACAACCAGGCATCTTCAAGCTGCCTGCGACAGGATGTTCTACTTCCACTATCATTTCCCTCTCGAGTACTTGTGGATCCTTTACGACCTGCTCTATGTTGTTGATGGGCCCACAAGGCACCCCGACAGCCCGCAGCCTCTCTATCCAGGCCGAAGTGGTATCTTGGGCCATTATATCTTCAAGAATTGGCTCCAACTCCTCCCAATTGTCATTCCTCGCTGCGTTACTTTCGAAACGGCTGTCCTTCGCCAGTTCGGGACGATCCACCAGCTCACAGAAACGCCTCCAAATGTCGTCGTTCCCCACAGCGATGTTTACGAAGCCGTCACTGGTTTTGAATGTAGCGAAAGGAGCAATGGAAGGATGCCTATTTCCTATGGGAGTGGGAACCTTACCTGTCACAAAGTAACGGGATATGGCGTTCTCCAATATGGCAACCTGACAGTCAAGCATGGCGACATCGACCATCTGACCTTCGTCCGTCTTTTCACGGTGATGGAGAGCAGCAAGTATTCCAATGGCACAAAATACCCCTGCAAAAATATCTGCGATGGAACTTCCTACCTTGGTAGGGTGTTGAGCGTCAGGTCCCGTGATGCTCATGATTCCCCCCATTCCTTGAACTATAAGGTCATAAGCAGGAAGCTGGGAATAAGGCCCTGTATATCCAAAACCGCTGGAAGAAGCGTAAATAAGCCTAGGATTTAGCTCCTTCAAAGTTTCGTAGCCCAGCCCTAATTTATCCATGACGCCTGGCCTGAAGTTCTCCACCACCACGTCGAAATGGGGGACCATCTTCTTGACGATCTCAACAGCCCTTTTATCCTTCAGGTTCAGAGTTATACTCTTTTTGTTCCTGTTTATGCTCATGAAATAAGCGCTTTCCTCACCAATGAACGGCCCAAAGGCTCTGGAATCATCTCCTGCACCAGGCCTTTCTACTTTGACAACTTCTGCACCCAAATCAGCTAAAATCATTGTGCAGAATGGACCAGCCAAAACTCGCGTGAAATCAAGTATCCTTATGCCCTCCAAAGCCTTCAAAGAAATCACCCTTCCCCCGTAAGATTTCACCACCTAAACATTTTAGCGACCCATTCTGGCGTTGTAGCTGTCAAATCCTAACAAAAAAATGTCTTTTTACTTGTTGCCCCGAATCATATCAACCCTCTCGTTGATAGCCTCCCAAAGAGACCTAGCTTCCTTTATACCCACGATGTAGCGCCTTCCATCCGTCATTCGTATATCCAAGGCCTCGGTTACGCCCACGCTGTAGAGCCACCCCTTGTATATCCTCTTCAAACCCACAGAGTGCCAAGGTATCTTGGTTAAAGATACCGATTGGATCTCCGACAAAGGAATGCAGCGCTTGACCAATCCAGGCCCCATACGAACCTCTAAAGCATCCTCAGCCAATGTTACCTTTATAGAAGTAAAAAACACCAATGTGAAGCCTAAAAGAGCTGCTGAGACCACTAAAACTGCGTAAGGAAAACTGTCATCAGAAGTTTTCAGTGCCCAAGCCTGTATTACAATGGCGACGAAAACGAGCACAAGAACAGCCCTA
The DNA window shown above is from Thermovirga lienii DSM 17291 and carries:
- a CDS encoding hypothetical protein (KEGG: dra:DR_1069 hypothetical protein~SPTR: Putative uncharacterized protein); protein product: MGKRTYVQQGWGLRAVLVLVFVAIVIQAWALKTSDDSFPYAVLVVSAALLGFTLVFFTSIKVTLAEDALEVRMGPGLVKRCIPLSEIQSVSLTKIPWHSVGLKRIYKGWLYSVGVTEALDIRMTDGRRYIVGIKEARSLWEAINERVDMIRGNK
- a CDS encoding short chain fatty acid transporter (PFAM: Short chain fatty acid transporter~TIGRFAM: TIGR00366 family protein~COGs: COG2031 Short chain fatty acids transporter~InterPro IPR006160~KEGG: tle:Tlet_1558 short chain fatty acid transporter~PFAM: short chain fatty acid transporter~SPTR: Short-chain fatty acids transporter) — encoded protein: MIKRLGDVLARLSMKYLPDPFIFAVILTFISFILGVTITHQSVMQMVINWYKGFWSLLPFSMQMCLMVITPAALVAAPSVHKFVDKLADKPKDGKSGAFWVAMLACVSAMVHWGLSLILASIFAREVAKKLYAKGVKFSYGLLGAAAYLGQMVWHAGFSGSVQLLIATPGHFLEKEIGVIPVSQSILTPMNLFVMILTAFLPAFIIAKMAPKEEELQELDTETVKFLKEQHVTHVKKPQNPTIGDRLNHSIIVNYLICALGVAYIVYHFATKGFDLNLNIVNAIFLFLGMILHRTVASYVKAVSDSAKSVAGIILQFPFYAGIMGMIRHSGLVDVFAGWIVSFSTPRTLPMWTFITSSIVNLFVPSGGGQWAVQGPIAVKSAQMLGVDVVKVATTQAWGNCWSNMLQPFWAIALLGITGLKARDIIGYSTAVMLVVGIIYIIGSYLPVSF
- a CDS encoding L-carnitine dehydratase/bile acid-inducible protein F (PFAM: CoA-transferase family III~COGs: COG1804 acyl-CoA transferase/carnitine dehydratase~InterPro IPR003673~KEGG: aoe:Clos_0876 formyl-CoA transferase~PFAM: L-carnitine dehydratase/bile acid-inducible protein F~SPTR: CAIB/BAIF family protein), producing MISLKALEGIRILDFTRVLAGPFCTMILADLGAEVVKVERPGAGDDSRAFGPFIGEESAYFMSINRNKKSITLNLKDKRAVEIVKKMVPHFDVVVENFRPGVMDKLGLGYETLKELNPRLIYASSSGFGYTGPYSQLPAYDLIVQGMGGIMSITGPDAQHPTKVGSSIADIFAGVFCAIGILAALHHREKTDEGQMVDVAMLDCQVAILENAISRYFVTGKVPTPIGNRHPSIAPFATFKTSDGFVNIAVGNDDIWRRFCELVDRPELAKDSRFESNAARNDNWEELEPILEDIMAQDTTSAWIERLRAVGVPCGPINNIEQVVKDPQVLEREMIVEVEHPVAGSLKMPGCPIKLSKTPGKIEKPAPVLGEDNENVLGLYAGLSVEEIKTLKEENVI